The following are encoded together in the Pedobacter sp. D749 genome:
- a CDS encoding glycosyltransferase family protein: MKILYAIQGTGNGHISRAREIIPLLQKYGELDILVSGTQADVKLSQPVKYQLHGFSFIFGKKGGVDHFKTWMSMNLFRFRKDMKQLPLKDYNLIVNDFEPVSAWACKLQGIECVSLSHQAAFKSKKVPRPRTLDWGKLILSRYAPTKYHIGFHFDRYDSFIHTPVIRAEIRNLKSENLGHYTVYLPAIDDKRLVKLFTQLPEVTWQVFSKHSKVAYQEGNVFVEPVNNEKFNKSLATCEGLFTGGGFEGPAEALYLKKKLLVAPMRFQFEQQCNAYALKQFGLPVIWGSTRNWLPIIKNWVENPQEHEFNFPDETAQIIDDMVKKYARV; encoded by the coding sequence ATGAAGATACTTTACGCAATACAGGGAACAGGTAACGGTCATATCAGCAGAGCGAGGGAAATTATTCCTTTGCTTCAAAAATATGGCGAATTGGATATTTTAGTGAGTGGTACCCAGGCAGATGTGAAACTCAGTCAGCCTGTAAAATACCAATTACATGGTTTCAGTTTTATCTTTGGGAAAAAAGGTGGTGTAGATCATTTTAAAACCTGGATGAGCATGAATCTTTTCCGTTTCAGGAAAGATATGAAGCAGCTGCCACTTAAAGATTACAATCTAATCGTTAATGATTTTGAGCCGGTGAGTGCCTGGGCCTGTAAGTTGCAAGGAATTGAATGTGTTTCATTGAGCCATCAGGCAGCATTTAAATCTAAAAAAGTACCGCGTCCAAGAACTTTGGATTGGGGTAAGCTTATTTTAAGCCGCTATGCACCTACAAAATACCACATTGGCTTTCATTTTGATCGCTACGATAGTTTTATTCATACCCCGGTAATCAGGGCAGAGATCCGAAACCTGAAAAGTGAAAATTTAGGGCATTATACGGTCTATCTTCCAGCCATTGATGATAAACGCCTGGTAAAGCTTTTTACACAATTACCTGAAGTTACCTGGCAGGTTTTCTCTAAACACAGCAAAGTTGCCTACCAGGAAGGGAACGTTTTTGTAGAGCCGGTTAATAACGAGAAGTTTAATAAAAGCCTGGCCACCTGCGAAGGGCTATTTACAGGCGGCGGTTTTGAAGGCCCGGCAGAAGCACTTTATTTGAAGAAAAAATTATTGGTAGCTCCTATGCGTTTCCAGTTTGAGCAGCAATGCAATGCTTATGCTTTAAAACAGTTTGGTTTGCCTGTAATTTGGGGCAGTACCAGAAACTGGTTGCCTATTATCAAAAACTGGGTAGAGAATCCTCAAGAGCATGAGTTTAATTTTCCGGATGAAACTGCGCAGATTATAGATGATATGGTGAAGAAATATGCCAGGGTTTAG
- a CDS encoding UDP-2,3-diacylglucosamine diphosphatase encodes MDKRNIDVVVISDVHLGTYGCHAKELLKYLKSIKPKTLILNGDIIDIWQFSKSYWPESHMKVIRKLMKFVSEGVQVHYLTGNHDEMLRKFDGMEMGTFHLQNKLILELDGKKAWFFHGDVFDVTMQHSKWLAKLGAVGYDTLILINSFVNWVLTAFRREKMSFSKKIKAKFKDAVKFINSFEQTAAELAIEKGYQYVVCGHIHQAEQREIVTEEGKVTYLNSGDWVESLTALEYQDKNWTVFKYEHQHFTKDQLDEGILSDAEDLKSKLDINILLQNIKYEIAQ; translated from the coding sequence ATGGATAAAAGAAATATCGATGTAGTCGTAATCTCCGATGTACATTTAGGTACTTATGGTTGTCATGCAAAAGAACTTTTAAAGTATCTGAAAAGCATTAAACCCAAAACATTGATCCTAAACGGCGATATCATCGATATCTGGCAGTTTAGTAAAAGTTACTGGCCCGAATCGCACATGAAGGTGATCCGTAAACTGATGAAGTTCGTGTCGGAAGGTGTGCAGGTGCATTACCTGACCGGTAACCATGATGAGATGCTCCGCAAATTCGACGGAATGGAGATGGGTACTTTTCACCTTCAAAATAAGCTGATTTTAGAGCTTGATGGTAAAAAAGCATGGTTTTTTCATGGTGATGTGTTTGATGTAACCATGCAGCATTCTAAATGGCTGGCTAAATTGGGCGCGGTTGGTTATGATACGCTGATCCTTATTAATAGTTTTGTAAACTGGGTACTTACCGCATTTCGAAGGGAGAAAATGAGCTTTTCGAAAAAAATCAAAGCTAAGTTTAAAGATGCTGTAAAGTTTATAAACAGTTTTGAACAAACTGCAGCAGAACTGGCCATCGAAAAAGGTTACCAGTATGTAGTTTGTGGCCACATTCATCAGGCCGAGCAACGCGAAATTGTCACCGAAGAAGGAAAAGTAACTTACCTGAACAGCGGCGATTGGGTGGAAAGTTTAACGGCTTTAGAATATCAGGATAAAAACTGGACCGTGTTTAAGTATGAGCATCAACACTTTACAAAAGATCAGTTGGATGAGGGAATTCTTTCTGATGCTGAAGATTTAAAAAGTAAACTCGACATAAATATTCTTTTACAGAATATAAAATATGAAATTGCCCAATAA
- a CDS encoding DUF6427 family protein: MINQFRKLNPINLVFLLAYTFFLRIAIFQETHDKLNFDFLEPFARLLINVDLDNAFTPYTNIFIAALLVYVQALIFNRIVNNHNLLAKPSFLPGLMFITGTSLFMPFMILSPALLCNFLLIWIIDKFLKLGKSANSITTVFDIGMIIGVGTLIYFPFMAMLLMIFLALLLFRSFNWREWVAGLIGFITVFFFLAVFYYWKDNLSSFYQIWKPLGNKFPSVFKINYNDYLVLIPVTVIIILASLQLRENFFRSFISTRKSFQLLFFMFIVSAASFYLKPDFRTWHFLLCVPPGSVLLAYYFSNAKKRWFYETLFVLFVLSIQYFLFV; the protein is encoded by the coding sequence ATGATTAATCAGTTTAGAAAGCTAAATCCAATTAACCTCGTATTCTTGCTGGCATACACGTTCTTTCTGCGTATTGCCATTTTTCAGGAAACGCACGATAAGCTGAACTTTGATTTTTTGGAACCTTTTGCCCGATTGCTGATCAATGTAGATTTAGATAATGCCTTTACTCCCTATACCAATATTTTTATTGCGGCACTTTTGGTTTATGTGCAGGCATTAATTTTCAACCGGATTGTAAATAATCATAATTTATTAGCCAAACCCAGTTTCCTGCCAGGGCTGATGTTTATCACAGGAACGAGCTTGTTTATGCCTTTTATGATCCTAAGCCCGGCATTGTTATGCAACTTCCTGTTGATCTGGATTATAGATAAGTTTTTAAAACTGGGTAAGAGTGCGAATTCCATTACCACGGTTTTCGATATCGGGATGATTATAGGGGTTGGAACACTGATCTACTTTCCGTTTATGGCCATGTTGCTGATGATCTTTTTAGCGTTGTTGCTTTTCAGGTCATTTAATTGGCGCGAATGGGTGGCAGGCTTAATTGGTTTTATCACCGTTTTCTTTTTTTTGGCCGTATTTTATTACTGGAAAGATAATTTAAGCTCCTTTTACCAGATCTGGAAACCATTGGGTAATAAGTTTCCATCGGTATTTAAAATTAACTATAATGATTATTTGGTACTCATCCCGGTTACGGTAATTATTATATTGGCATCATTACAGTTGCGCGAAAATTTCTTCAGGAGTTTTATTAGCACAAGAAAAAGTTTTCAGCTGTTATTTTTCATGTTTATTGTTTCTGCAGCTAGTTTTTACCTGAAACCCGATTTCAGGACCTGGCATTTTTTGCTTTGTGTACCACCAGGATCGGTACTGTTGGCATACTATTTTAGCAATGCCAAAAAACGTTGGTTTTACGAAACATTGTTCGTTTTATTTGTGCTTTCAATACAGTATTTTCTGTTTGTTTAA
- a CDS encoding YfhO family protein: MNNWFNKNGIHLAIIAFFVVITFAYFSPVLQGKAPQQGDVLQAKAMQKEIMDIKAKDGKGPLWTNQMFGGMPAYQIWVQYPLNITTYGIDVIKGIFPDPVGTVLLYLLGAYLLFCVLKINPWLAAAGAIAFAFTSYNFIIIAAGHSNKALAIGFFAPILAAIILTLRGRYLVGGSLLALFMALEIRSNHIQMTYYLFIALFILGCIELYHAFKAKQLPAFGKSVAYIVAGIFLSVLVNAGTLWTTYEYGKETIRGKSNLTTDKAEPANGLDKAYAYQWSQGIGESFSFLIPNIYGGASSVDEIIKPESNTYKAVEKNLQGVDPRQAIGYVAQNLGTNQYWGNKPGTSGPYYFGAIICLLFVFGLFIVKHRWKWWILGTSILLLFLSFGQNLPFISDIFFDYLPGYNKFRAVESILAVVGFLVPLLAILAIKEAQDGKYDQKYLVQRLTWSAGITGGFALIIAVIPTAFFSFTQANQPQVLDALTQTLQNNRAAAMEILNGIVADRVALARADALRSLLFIALGFGITWAFITKKMNMQLAFGLLALFVLIDLWQVDRRYLNNQNFVSKSDLDNHYQPRDVDNFISADKDPNFRVFDMSLGDPFKSAETSYFHKTVGGFHSARLKRFQELVDNQLTKSINQDVLDMLNTKYIITQDPQNGSYKMQRNATAAGNAWFVQSVQFAKNADEEMKAISSFDAKKEAIVDESFKNSIDTKRLGTGQEGFIKLTNYNPDHLTYEYSTAKDVIAVFSEIYYDKGWKMYIDGVEKPYFRADYVLRAAQLEAGNHKLEFIFHPTSYYTGEKISLAGSILLLAGLGFGFYSEEKKKKKVVKA; this comes from the coding sequence ATGAATAACTGGTTTAATAAAAATGGCATTCACTTAGCCATTATTGCATTTTTTGTAGTCATCACTTTTGCCTACTTCAGTCCTGTTTTGCAGGGTAAAGCACCACAGCAGGGCGATGTTTTGCAGGCGAAGGCCATGCAAAAAGAAATTATGGATATTAAGGCGAAAGATGGTAAAGGCCCACTTTGGACCAATCAAATGTTCGGTGGTATGCCAGCTTATCAAATTTGGGTACAGTATCCTCTTAACATTACAACGTACGGTATCGATGTAATTAAAGGTATTTTTCCTGATCCTGTTGGAACAGTTTTGTTATACCTTTTAGGCGCATACTTACTATTTTGTGTATTAAAAATAAACCCCTGGCTTGCTGCTGCGGGGGCAATCGCTTTTGCATTTACATCTTATAATTTTATCATTATTGCAGCTGGGCATAGCAATAAGGCATTAGCGATTGGCTTTTTTGCGCCTATTTTAGCTGCCATTATTCTCACATTAAGAGGCCGGTATTTGGTTGGTGGGAGTTTGCTGGCGCTTTTTATGGCTTTAGAGATCCGCTCTAACCACATCCAAATGACCTATTATTTATTTATAGCGTTGTTTATTTTGGGCTGTATAGAGCTTTATCACGCCTTTAAAGCAAAACAGCTTCCGGCATTTGGTAAATCTGTTGCTTATATTGTTGCAGGTATTTTCTTATCAGTTCTGGTAAATGCAGGTACCCTGTGGACAACCTATGAGTATGGCAAAGAAACCATTCGTGGAAAATCTAATTTAACTACCGATAAAGCCGAACCCGCAAATGGTTTGGATAAAGCATATGCTTATCAGTGGAGCCAGGGTATTGGAGAGAGTTTCTCCTTTCTAATCCCAAATATTTATGGCGGTGCAAGCAGTGTTGATGAAATAATCAAACCTGAAAGCAATACCTATAAAGCAGTAGAGAAAAATCTTCAGGGTGTAGATCCGCGTCAGGCCATTGGTTATGTTGCACAGAATTTGGGCACTAACCAGTATTGGGGTAATAAACCAGGTACATCTGGTCCATATTATTTCGGAGCAATCATTTGTTTATTGTTCGTTTTCGGCTTGTTTATTGTAAAACACCGTTGGAAATGGTGGATCTTGGGAACCAGTATTTTGTTATTGTTCTTATCATTCGGACAAAACCTACCATTTATATCTGATATCTTTTTTGATTACCTACCAGGTTACAACAAATTCAGGGCAGTTGAATCTATTTTAGCTGTTGTTGGCTTCTTGGTTCCTTTATTGGCAATCTTGGCCATTAAAGAAGCACAGGATGGTAAGTATGATCAAAAATATTTAGTGCAGCGTTTAACTTGGTCGGCGGGTATTACCGGCGGTTTCGCATTAATTATTGCTGTGATCCCTACAGCGTTCTTCAGCTTTACGCAGGCCAACCAACCACAGGTTTTAGACGCTTTAACACAAACCTTACAAAATAACCGCGCTGCGGCAATGGAAATTTTAAATGGCATTGTTGCTGATCGTGTAGCTTTGGCCCGTGCCGATGCTTTACGTTCGTTATTGTTTATTGCGTTAGGTTTTGGTATTACCTGGGCTTTTATCACCAAGAAGATGAACATGCAATTGGCTTTTGGTTTGTTGGCTTTGTTTGTCCTGATCGATTTATGGCAGGTTGACCGTCGTTATTTGAACAACCAAAATTTTGTAAGCAAATCTGATTTAGATAACCACTACCAGCCAAGGGATGTAGATAATTTTATCTCGGCCGATAAAGATCCAAACTTTAGGGTTTTCGATATGTCATTAGGTGATCCGTTTAAAAGTGCTGAAACTTCTTATTTCCACAAAACCGTTGGTGGTTTCCACTCGGCGAGATTAAAACGTTTCCAGGAACTGGTAGATAACCAATTAACAAAAAGCATTAACCAAGATGTGTTGGATATGTTAAATACCAAGTACATCATTACACAGGATCCGCAAAACGGATCGTATAAAATGCAGCGTAACGCAACGGCTGCGGGTAATGCCTGGTTTGTACAAAGTGTTCAGTTTGCTAAAAACGCTGACGAAGAAATGAAAGCAATCAGCAGTTTTGATGCGAAGAAAGAGGCGATTGTTGACGAAAGCTTCAAGAATTCAATTGACACCAAACGTTTAGGAACTGGCCAGGAAGGTTTTATTAAATTAACGAACTATAATCCTGATCATTTAACTTACGAATATTCAACCGCTAAAGACGTGATTGCCGTATTTTCTGAGATTTATTATGATAAAGGATGGAAAATGTATATCGACGGTGTTGAGAAGCCATACTTCAGGGCCGATTATGTTTTACGTGCAGCGCAGTTAGAGGCAGGTAACCATAAACTTGAGTTTATTTTCCACCCAACATCGTATTATACCGGAGAGAAGATCTCTTTGGCAGGATCGATCTTGTTATTAGCCGGATTGGGCTTTGGATTTTATTCAGAAGAAAAGAAGAAAAAGAAAGTGGTTAAAGCTTAA